The sequence below is a genomic window from Sander lucioperca isolate FBNREF2018 chromosome 10, SLUC_FBN_1.2, whole genome shotgun sequence.
AACTGTGTGATTACTAGAAACAGTATATGGTGCTTATGACTCTTTCTTTAAATGCAGCAGCATCAGAGAGACACAATACACAACAAGATAAAGCTGAAGGACAGGCCTTTCAATTGTTGTTCATACACAATTTAGACTTAAAGACAGGAAAGTATATGTTCACCTTCTGTATTTGATAATTCACTCACTGAACAGCAGGAACACATTCATTCCTTTATCCTTAGACAGAGTCTGATCTCCCTCCACAGCATCTCTACAGCATGTTGGTCTCACAGGAGCCAGGCTGCAGTATCTGACGAGTAACTATGAGTTTAACTGCTTTTCTAAACCAGGGGTAAAACAAGGCATAGATCACAGGGTTTAGACAAGAGTTACAGTAGAACACAAAGAGAACATAGGATACAGATGAAGCACTGACCAAGCTGTCACCTGCAAGAGATACAGAGTAAAATGGGCAGAAACACATTATATACACAACTACAAGAACACCAAGAGTCCTGGCTGCTTTCAGCTCTGATTTCTTTGCCTTTGGAGTCACTGAAAGCTGGAGTGTGACAGCTGTAATGTGAGAGCGCATGGCACGAGCCTGAGACACAGCCACGGCAAATACTCTCAGATACAGAGCTATGATGACAGTAACTGGAACAAGAAAGGACAAAACGACATCTATTATTCCTACAACATAGTGAACGACAAACGCACATTCTCCGTAGCAGGAATTAAACCTCCCTGGTTGAGTCAGGTCATCCTTTACAAAGAGAAGGCTGTAGGAAACAGAATAGAgccaacacagacaaacacagagtttAACACTTTTCACAGTGATTCTGGTGGTGTAATGCAGAGGGTCACAAATAGCCACATAACGGTCAACTGATATGAGCACTATGTCACCTATTGAGGATACG
It includes:
- the LOC116051180 gene encoding trace amine-associated receptor 13c-like, with protein sequence METQDGAELCFPQLFNTSCRKLTPPRFEVMLIHTLLYFISLLTVALNLLVIISVSHFRQLHTPTNILLLSLAVSDFLVGLVLMPGEILRKTSCWFLGDFVCFLYNYLSGIISVSSIGDIVLISVDRYVAICDPLHYTTRITVKSVKLCVCLCWLYSVSYSLLFVKDDLTQPGRFNSCYGECAFVVHYVVGIIDVVLSFLVPVTVIIALYLRVFAVAVSQARAMRSHITAVTLQLSVTPKAKKSELKAARTLGVLVVVYIMCFCPFYSVSLAGDSLVSASSVSYVLFVFYCNSCLNPVIYALFYPWFRKAVKLIVTRQILQPGSCETNML